GTGAGGGATTTGAGGGCGATGCGCAGGATCCCGAAAACCGACATCAGGCCACCTCCTCGCCGTCGTCCAGACGGGGCAATTTCTTCAAATCTTCAGTGGCGTCGCGCGGCTTGGGGTTGGGCACATCGGAGATGATGCGGCCGTCGCGGAAAGTGATGATCCGGGTGGCGTACTGGGAGATGTCGAATTCGTGGGTTACCAAGATCACGGTCTTGCCCTCGGAGTGCAGCTTTTGGAAAAACTCCATCACCTCCACGCTGGTGCGGGTGTCCAGATTGCCCGTGGGCTCGTCCGCCAGCAGGAACACGGGGTCGTTGACGATGGCGCGGGCGATGGCCACACGCTGCTGCTGGCCTCCGGAAAGCTGGTTCGGGAAATGGCGGGCGCGGTCGTTCAGGCCCACTGTTTCGAGTGCTTTGAGGGCCCGGGCGTGGCGGTCTTTGGCGTGGAGTTTTTTGGAATACAAAAGGGGCAGTTCCACGTTTTCCAGCGCCGTGGTGCGGGGCAAAAGGTAAAAGCTCTGGAACACGTAGCCGATCTTGTGGTTGCGCACTTGGGTGATCTCGGCATCGTCCATGGCGTGAACATCGAAGCCATCAAGGATGTAGGTACCGGAGCTGGGTTTGTCCAAACAGCCGATCAGGTTCATGAAAGTGGTCTTGCCAGAGCCGCTGGCGCCCATGATGGCGATGAATTCGCCGGTTTGGACGTCCAGATCGATCCCGCGCAGGGCGTGAACCTGGATCTCGCCCATGGTGTAGGTTTTGGTGATCCCGCGCGCGCTGAGCAGGGTTCTTGCCGTCATGCTCAGAACCTTGGCCCCATGCCGGGTCCGCTCAGGGCGCTGTTGCCCACGGCCTGGGAGGGATCTTTGTAGATGACGCCGGTGATGATCTTCGTATCCGGAGCGAGGGGGCTGAGCACCTCCACGAAAGCGCCGTCGGAAACGCCGGTGCGCACCATGATCAGCTCCGGTTCCTTGTCTTTCAGCACCCAGATCAAGGCTGAGCCGCCGCCACGACCCATTCCGCCGGGCATTCTGCCGGTGGGCATGCCTGTGGAAGGCCTGCCGCCGGGTAAACCGCGGACGGGTCTTCCGGAAGAAGCTTTGGTACTATCAGGGCTGGACTTCAGAGAGCTGTCGGGCCTGGCGTCCCCCCGAACAGGAGCCTTGTCGTTGTTGGTGGAAGCCATGGCCTTTTCCAGCGCGGCTTTACGGGCGTTGGCGATCAGGTCGTCCTCCCAT
The sequence above is drawn from the Candidatus Cloacimonadota bacterium genome and encodes:
- a CDS encoding ABC transporter ATP-binding protein: MTARTLLSARGITKTYTMGEIQVHALRGIDLDVQTGEFIAIMGASGSGKTTFMNLIGCLDKPSSGTYILDGFDVHAMDDAEITQVRNHKIGYVFQSFYLLPRTTALENVELPLLYSKKLHAKDRHARALKALETVGLNDRARHFPNQLSGGQQQRVAIARAIVNDPVFLLADEPTGNLDTRTSVEVMEFFQKLHSEGKTVILVTHEFDISQYATRIITFRDGRIISDVPNPKPRDATEDLKKLPRLDDGEEVA